In Proteus vulgaris, one DNA window encodes the following:
- the glgX gene encoding glycogen debranching protein GlgX, which translates to MSLDYGRPFPMGSHYDGYGVNFTLFSENATKVILCLFDKAGKEIRYPLPGKTGAIWHGYLPGAGPGLHYGYRVEGEWNPEQGLFYQPQQLLLDPYARQVTGIVDNTLPYTSPVFNALEHDDSAITPKAVITDDSGCFCHYYKEKGTYHRLNTPWSETIIYEGHVKGLTKLHPDIPETIAGTYAALGHPAFISHLKKLGITALELLPIQYHLTEPHLHKIGLKNYWGYNVLAPFALSTQYYSNTGRNIIDEFREAVRCLHKANIEVILDVVFNHTAELSDQYEGYIVSQRGIDNKSYYWLNDEHKAQNWTGCGNTLNLSRPETVQWVMDCLRYWVTEFHIDGFRFDLATSLGRVPYFDTQSPLLTAIRQDPLLSRIKLIAEPWDLGSDGYQVGNFPVPFTEWNDGYRDVIRRFWLWRDVSIATFADNITGSAKLYHKNGRPPYSSINMITSHDGFTLRDLVSYQNKHNEENGESNLDGHNTNYSVNFGEEGLIVNEKIGQYRLLATRNMLATLLLSRGTPHLLAGDEVGNTQYGNNNAYCQDNKVSWIKWFHQPYDLTDYIRHLIELRHQITPLSSLKWWEEDSENVIWLNQDAQPMSHEDWQQLPPSPLQLFLAQQWILMINPLRNSAVFSLPEGSWSCLLDTASWPLCHPTQSQHCEVQPNSITLWRNSVFYTQSSTEKLPNISSQVK; encoded by the coding sequence ATGTCTTTAGATTATGGTCGCCCTTTCCCTATGGGCAGTCATTATGATGGCTATGGAGTAAATTTTACACTCTTTAGTGAAAATGCCACTAAAGTCATACTTTGCCTGTTTGATAAAGCAGGCAAAGAGATCCGCTATCCATTACCCGGCAAAACGGGAGCTATTTGGCATGGATACTTACCCGGTGCAGGGCCCGGTTTGCATTATGGCTATCGTGTAGAAGGTGAATGGAACCCAGAACAAGGATTATTCTATCAACCTCAACAGTTGTTATTAGATCCTTATGCGAGACAAGTTACAGGTATCGTGGATAACACCTTGCCTTATACATCTCCTGTTTTTAATGCATTAGAACATGATGATAGCGCAATAACACCTAAAGCAGTTATCACGGATGATAGTGGTTGTTTTTGTCACTATTATAAAGAAAAAGGCACTTATCATCGCTTAAACACACCTTGGTCAGAAACTATTATTTATGAAGGACATGTCAAAGGACTAACAAAACTTCATCCAGATATACCTGAAACAATTGCAGGAACTTATGCAGCATTAGGTCACCCTGCTTTTATTTCTCATCTGAAAAAACTAGGTATTACGGCATTGGAATTATTGCCTATTCAATATCATTTAACAGAACCTCATCTTCATAAAATCGGATTAAAAAATTATTGGGGTTATAACGTATTAGCGCCTTTTGCTTTATCTACACAATATTATTCCAACACAGGTCGGAATATTATTGATGAATTTCGAGAAGCCGTAAGATGCCTACATAAAGCCAATATTGAAGTCATTCTAGATGTGGTATTCAATCATACTGCGGAATTAAGTGACCAATATGAAGGTTATATTGTTTCTCAACGTGGTATTGATAACAAAAGCTATTATTGGCTAAACGATGAACACAAAGCTCAAAATTGGACAGGATGTGGCAATACTCTCAATTTAAGTCGTCCTGAAACAGTGCAGTGGGTAATGGATTGCCTACGTTATTGGGTTACCGAATTTCATATTGATGGCTTCCGCTTTGATTTGGCAACCAGTCTTGGCCGTGTTCCTTATTTTGATACACAATCGCCATTATTAACGGCTATTCGCCAAGATCCGCTTCTTTCACGCATTAAACTTATCGCAGAGCCATGGGATTTAGGCTCTGATGGTTATCAAGTCGGTAATTTCCCAGTTCCATTTACAGAATGGAATGACGGCTACCGTGATGTTATTCGTCGTTTTTGGTTATGGCGAGATGTATCTATTGCAACATTTGCAGACAACATTACTGGCTCTGCAAAGCTATACCATAAAAACGGTCGGCCTCCTTATTCTAGTATCAATATGATAACGAGCCATGATGGCTTTACACTGCGGGATTTAGTGAGTTATCAGAATAAACATAACGAGGAGAATGGAGAATCAAACCTAGATGGACATAACACCAATTACAGTGTGAATTTTGGTGAAGAGGGTTTGATAGTTAACGAAAAAATAGGTCAATACAGATTGCTTGCGACAAGGAATATGCTGGCAACCTTACTGCTTTCTAGAGGAACACCTCATTTACTCGCCGGTGATGAAGTGGGTAATACGCAATATGGTAATAACAACGCTTATTGTCAGGATAATAAAGTCAGTTGGATCAAATGGTTTCATCAACCTTATGACTTAACTGATTACATTCGCCACCTTATTGAATTACGTCACCAAATTACACCTTTAAGTTCTCTTAAATGGTGGGAAGAAGATAGTGAAAATGTTATTTGGCTCAATCAAGATGCTCAACCTATGAGCCATGAAGATTGGCAACAACTTCCTCCCTCACCATTACAACTTTTTTTAGCGCAACAATGGATTTTAATGATTAACCCATTAAGAAATAGCGCTGTCTTTTCTTTACCTGAAGGGTCTTGGTCTTGCTTGCTTGATACGGCTAGCTGGCCTCTTTGTCACCCAACACAATCTCAGCATTGTGAAGTACAACCTAACAGTATCACCCTTTGGCGAAATAGCGTTTTTTATACTCAGTCTTCTACTGAAAAATTACCCAATATTTCCTCCCAAGTTAAGTAA